Proteins from a genomic interval of Pelotomaculum isophthalicicum JI:
- a CDS encoding ferritin-like domain-containing protein — translation MSAKQEDVMGGMTGGCFPSPQDILGMLAASEQQEVVLYSQIAQAVPSEELRRIILYMACKEQRMAEKLALLSQCFGAMPAGPPVGTMSYSVGEQEEKK, via the coding sequence ATGAGCGCTAAGCAAGAAGACGTAATGGGCGGCATGACAGGCGGATGTTTTCCTAGCCCTCAAGACATCCTTGGGATGCTGGCGGCAAGCGAACAACAAGAAGTTGTTCTTTATTCCCAGATTGCACAAGCCGTACCGTCAGAAGAACTTAGAAGAATAATTTTATACATGGCATGCAAAGAACAACGCATGGCGGAAAAACTTGCCTTGCTGTCGCAATGTTTTGGGGCAATGCCCGCCGGGCCGCCTGTCGGAACAATGTCTTATTCCGTCGGTGAGCAAGAAGAAAAGAAATAA
- a CDS encoding glutamate decarboxylase, producing MWTVVYIAPNKKEAEKLEKRLTAEGFLVKLRPIGPQQASNTCSIEILVPESEVDEALEIINSI from the coding sequence GTGTGGACAGTGGTATATATTGCGCCTAATAAAAAAGAGGCGGAGAAGTTAGAGAAACGTTTAACAGCAGAGGGTTTTTTAGTTAAACTAAGGCCTATAGGACCACAGCAAGCCAGCAATACTTGTTCAATAGAAATCCTTGTACCTGAATCTGAAGTTGACGAGGCGCTGGAGATTATCAATTCCATTTAA
- a CDS encoding M24 family metallopeptidase has translation MRITPKFELERRIKNLQDILKRQGIDGAMIIQNVDVFYFAGTMQRAHLFIPADGLPVLMVKRSFIRASEESALENIIHLENPKEMVAVLKSFGYGPFNILGFELDVLPVVQYQRYHKLFEKTKIIDVSPYIRSLRMVKSPYELGIINESAGLNQEIYGFIRENIREGITELELAGDVEAACRKRGHIGMHRLRGFNQELGYGHLMSGSNLAVSSYFDGPTGGRGPDPSFPQSAGYKLIGKNEPVLVDYGFVYDGYIVDQTRIFCIGKLPDHLVRAYSVAYKIQERIKTLAKPGVMCAELYDSALEIAEASDFGEHFMGYPERVSFIGHGVGLELDEMPVVAAGIKTPLEEGMVLAIEPKFVFQDGAVGIENTFVVTADGLKTLTIFDEDIIYI, from the coding sequence TTGCGTATTACACCAAAATTTGAGCTTGAACGGCGAATTAAGAACTTACAAGATATTTTAAAGCGTCAGGGTATTGATGGAGCAATGATTATCCAAAATGTCGATGTTTTTTATTTCGCCGGTACGATGCAGCGAGCGCATCTGTTTATTCCGGCTGACGGCCTACCGGTTCTGATGGTTAAGCGGAGTTTTATACGGGCGAGTGAAGAATCAGCCTTAGAAAACATTATCCATCTTGAAAATCCCAAAGAAATGGTGGCTGTTTTAAAATCCTTTGGCTACGGACCGTTTAACATCTTGGGTTTTGAACTGGATGTGCTGCCGGTAGTCCAATACCAGCGTTATCATAAGTTATTTGAAAAAACGAAAATAATTGATGTCAGTCCTTATATTCGTTCCTTACGCATGGTCAAATCGCCTTATGAATTGGGAATAATCAATGAATCCGCGGGACTAAACCAGGAGATATATGGTTTTATCAGGGAAAATATTCGGGAAGGTATTACTGAACTGGAGTTGGCAGGGGATGTTGAAGCGGCTTGCCGGAAAAGGGGTCATATTGGTATGCACAGGTTGCGGGGGTTTAACCAGGAACTTGGTTACGGTCATTTAATGTCCGGCTCGAACCTCGCGGTATCAAGTTACTTCGACGGACCCACGGGCGGTAGGGGACCGGATCCTTCTTTCCCCCAAAGCGCCGGTTATAAGTTGATTGGCAAAAACGAACCTGTACTGGTAGACTACGGGTTTGTTTATGACGGATACATCGTGGACCAAACCAGGATATTTTGTATTGGTAAACTGCCGGACCACTTAGTCCGCGCCTATTCAGTCGCATATAAAATTCAAGAGAGAATCAAGACACTGGCAAAGCCGGGAGTGATGTGCGCGGAACTTTATGATTCAGCGTTGGAAATAGCGGAAGCGAGTGATTTTGGAGAACACTTTATGGGTTATCCTGAGAGAGTATCATTTATCGGCCATGGCGTTGGATTAGAACTTGACGAAATGCCGGTTGTCGCGGCAGGTATCAAAACACCGCTGGAAGAAGGAATGGTATTAGCTATTGAACCAAAATTCGTTTTTCAAGACGGAGCGGTGGGAATTGAAAATACTTTTGTTGTAACCGCGGACGGGCTGAAAACTTTGACAATATTTGATGAAGATATAATATATATCTGA
- the mtrB gene encoding trp RNA-binding attenuation protein MtrB — MQDIWGTVTGEYVVIKALDNGVTIIGLTRGKDTKFHHSEKLDEGEIMIAQFTEHTSAIKIRGRVELLTRHGRISSGD; from the coding sequence TTGCAAGATATCTGGGGTACTGTTACCGGGGAATATGTAGTAATTAAAGCTCTCGATAATGGAGTTACTATTATTGGCTTAACCAGGGGTAAGGATACCAAATTTCATCATTCGGAAAAACTGGACGAGGGTGAAATTATGATCGCCCAGTTTACAGAGCATACTTCGGCAATAAAAATAAGAGGCCGGGTGGAATTGCTAACCAGACATGGCCGAATCAGTTCGGGTGATTGA
- a CDS encoding metallophosphoesterase family protein, with the protein MSTVNNKIDVRCINGSPGIFNTEGQNNYYPLSMTSNPAICNEELCTLGYNYAMITWATPKRPADTTICFGENPERLTKHTVNQNTEYHWVEIYGLIPSTRYWYRVESNEVKGSLNSFTTLPKPEGKHLFNYAIFSDTHIASTNPVKDINETYFGKLVEHSKTLLTQCIMDSKRRNIDLAVITGDLTDTANQKQYLELRDQILPCFGNTPYLLCIGNHDKFTKNSGIGEKGFLDYVSNREKTCANFVFRDYQFILLDSCRQNDNWGYIYPTHLQWTKNILQSEGKPSYLFFHHPCNGPDLWFGVKNHKDFLKTIRPFSCVQGVFSGHIHRNKVTVNHIATGNLPYVEIPATVQFPCAYAIVQVFESGFIYNSYKVSRLDLSEMSRGRFILKHRGNAILTWYGFGGIGDRCFSYSNNQLFRPARYELAVTLDQQRAIKFYQRVQSFDGASLTCSNNINNLKVVLGHHDSHSLAFRSYYDKFSHFNINAMISKEGNYDLPQNIKLLIE; encoded by the coding sequence ATGAGTACTGTTAATAACAAAATAGATGTACGGTGTATCAACGGCTCGCCCGGGATTTTTAACACTGAAGGTCAAAATAATTACTATCCGCTTTCCATGACAAGCAATCCGGCAATTTGCAACGAAGAGTTATGTACGCTTGGTTATAACTACGCCATGATCACTTGGGCAACACCGAAACGACCGGCGGACACGACAATATGTTTCGGAGAGAACCCTGAACGATTAACTAAGCATACAGTCAATCAAAATACTGAATATCATTGGGTGGAAATATACGGTTTAATTCCTTCCACACGTTATTGGTACAGGGTAGAGTCCAACGAGGTTAAAGGCTCTTTAAATTCTTTCACGACTTTACCTAAACCTGAGGGAAAGCATCTTTTTAATTATGCCATTTTTAGCGACACGCACATTGCTTCTACCAACCCTGTCAAAGATATCAACGAAACTTATTTTGGCAAACTCGTTGAACACTCAAAAACATTATTAACCCAGTGTATAATGGACAGCAAAAGACGGAATATTGATCTGGCAGTGATAACAGGTGACCTTACTGACACCGCAAACCAAAAGCAGTATTTAGAGCTAAGGGATCAAATCCTTCCATGCTTCGGGAATACCCCCTATCTTTTATGTATCGGTAATCATGACAAATTCACCAAAAACTCGGGCATTGGCGAAAAAGGCTTTCTTGACTATGTCTCGAACCGCGAAAAGACTTGCGCGAACTTCGTATTTCGTGATTATCAGTTTATTCTGCTTGACTCCTGTAGACAAAATGATAATTGGGGATACATCTATCCCACTCACTTACAATGGACCAAAAATATATTGCAAAGCGAAGGCAAACCCTCTTACCTGTTTTTTCACCATCCATGCAATGGACCCGACTTGTGGTTCGGCGTAAAAAACCATAAGGATTTTCTAAAAACCATCCGGCCATTTTCCTGTGTGCAAGGTGTTTTTTCCGGACATATTCACCGAAATAAAGTAACCGTCAACCATATTGCGACAGGCAATCTCCCTTACGTGGAAATACCCGCAACCGTGCAGTTTCCTTGCGCCTATGCGATAGTGCAGGTATTTGAGAGCGGCTTCATTTACAACTCTTACAAAGTGAGCAGGCTGGATCTATCGGAAATGTCCCGGGGAAGGTTTATTCTTAAACATCGTGGTAACGCCATCCTCACCTGGTACGGTTTTGGCGGCATAGGTGATCGTTGTTTTTCCTATTCCAACAACCAATTGTTTCGCCCGGCTCGGTACGAACTAGCTGTAACATTAGATCAGCAGAGGGCTATTAAGTTTTATCAACGGGTTCAGTCCTTCGACGGCGCCAGTCTTACTTGTTCCAATAACATCAATAATTTAAAAGTTGTCTTAGGCCACCACGATTCACATTCACTTGCTTTCCGATCATACTATGACAAATTTTCGCATTTTAACATTAACGCCATGATAAGTAAAGAAGGCAACTACGATTTACCTCAGAACATTAAGCTGCTTATCGAATAA
- a CDS encoding NAD(P)H-dependent flavin oxidoreductase: MKFPELKIRHLVPKYPIIQGGMALRVSTAPLAAAVANAGGIGVIGASAMSINELRNEIRTARKNTKGIIGVNIMFAVRQFAALVQSAIEEKIDLIFTGAGYSRDIFRWSQESGVPIVPIVSSSKLARIAEKQGAAAVVAEGVEAGGHLGTNRSIDEILPEIVSAVKIPVIAAGGIVDGKGIAKVIRMGASGVQMATRFVLSVECAVAEAFKQMYLKATADDVVIISSPVGMPGRALRNAFADKILKGDAPEPDGCDGCLKNCSQEYCIVKALENSRIGQVDDGVVFVGQNVHQIKNILPVQTIFNKLIDEYEQEHDG, from the coding sequence ATGAAATTTCCGGAATTAAAAATCAGACATTTGGTGCCAAAGTATCCAATTATTCAAGGCGGCATGGCTTTGCGGGTATCTACCGCCCCACTTGCAGCTGCTGTAGCTAATGCCGGTGGAATTGGAGTAATTGGCGCTTCCGCTATGTCAATAAATGAATTAAGAAACGAAATACGAACTGCCAGAAAAAACACCAAAGGTATTATTGGTGTAAACATTATGTTCGCTGTTCGTCAATTTGCAGCGCTTGTGCAATCAGCGATTGAAGAGAAAATTGATTTAATCTTTACCGGAGCAGGATATTCACGGGATATTTTCCGCTGGAGCCAAGAATCGGGCGTTCCGATTGTCCCTATTGTATCGTCTTCGAAACTGGCGAGGATTGCGGAAAAACAAGGTGCGGCGGCAGTTGTGGCTGAAGGGGTCGAAGCAGGAGGGCACCTTGGCACAAACCGTTCAATTGATGAAATACTCCCGGAAATCGTTTCCGCGGTAAAGATACCGGTAATCGCCGCCGGCGGTATTGTGGACGGCAAAGGTATCGCTAAAGTGATTCGGATGGGGGCTAGCGGAGTTCAAATGGCCACCCGCTTTGTACTAAGTGTTGAATGCGCGGTAGCTGAAGCTTTCAAGCAGATGTACTTAAAAGCTACGGCGGACGATGTAGTAATCATATCCAGCCCGGTAGGTATGCCGGGTCGTGCTTTGCGCAACGCTTTTGCGGACAAGATACTAAAAGGCGACGCGCCGGAACCGGATGGATGTGATGGTTGTCTAAAAAATTGCTCCCAGGAGTACTGTATCGTTAAAGCCTTGGAAAACTCACGTATCGGTCAAGTTGATGACGGTGTGGTTTTTGTCGGGCAAAATGTTCATCAAATAAAAAACATTTTGCCTGTGCAAACGATTTTTAATAAACTCATTGACGAATATGAGCAGGAACATGACGGCTGA
- a CDS encoding PspA/IM30 family protein, producing MGLFKKLKDVLEANISDLISKAEDPEKMLNLYVERATEELKQFNIQVNRAVADQLQLRQKAEASKKEIESWNTQAKVAITQNRDDLARIALERKKTAENNLAEYEAQLAEQEKAVETLRSNYRLLEEKLNKARSERDQLVMRQRRAAAMKQANEAVQEIASNNALSDFDRMRDKVNRSEAEAQATMISAENSLEDEFAKLKKSADDMAVDDELARLKAELGKGKE from the coding sequence ATGGGATTGTTTAAAAAATTGAAGGATGTGTTGGAAGCAAATATTTCCGACCTGATCTCCAAGGCTGAAGACCCGGAAAAAATGTTGAACCTTTACGTGGAACGAGCCACTGAGGAATTAAAGCAGTTCAATATCCAGGTCAACCGCGCAGTGGCCGACCAACTGCAACTTCGCCAAAAAGCAGAAGCCAGCAAGAAAGAAATTGAATCATGGAACACTCAAGCTAAAGTGGCAATTACGCAAAACAGAGATGATCTGGCCAGGATTGCCCTGGAACGTAAAAAGACAGCGGAAAACAATCTGGCTGAATATGAAGCTCAGTTAGCCGAACAGGAGAAAGCGGTAGAAACATTACGAAGCAATTACCGCTTATTAGAGGAAAAGCTTAACAAGGCCAGGTCTGAAAGGGACCAGTTGGTGATGCGGCAGCGCCGGGCGGCGGCCATGAAGCAAGCTAACGAAGCAGTACAGGAAATTGCTAGTAATAACGCTCTTTCCGATTTTGACCGGATGCGTGACAAAGTCAATAGATCGGAAGCGGAAGCACAGGCAACCATGATTTCCGCTGAGAACTCTCTGGAAGATGAATTTGCCAAGCTGAAAAAATCAGCCGACGACATGGCCGTTGACGACGAATTGGCGAGACTGAAGGCTGAACTTGGAAAAGGAAAGGAATAA
- a CDS encoding DedA family protein produces the protein MAGVVIEAMGVPFPGGIMVVLAGFMVNQGNMKFLSALLTLLFGYTAGSLAAYLIGRKLGQPFFLRSGKYLRISPERFEQAQGWLDRSAPAFIIFGRFLPGLSNLTPYMAGVSRIGIVYFLFYNSIFALGWGFLYLMIGMFFGHNYQIIARYLNTRLSIVGFVILVLYLLYPFIKKNYRRI, from the coding sequence TTGGCTGGAGTAGTAATTGAAGCAATGGGTGTACCTTTTCCTGGAGGTATAATGGTTGTTCTTGCAGGTTTTATGGTCAACCAGGGCAACATGAAATTTTTAAGCGCTCTTTTAACATTACTTTTCGGTTATACTGCCGGTTCATTAGCGGCTTATTTGATCGGCAGAAAACTAGGGCAGCCATTTTTTTTGCGTAGCGGCAAGTATCTTCGGATTTCTCCTGAAAGATTCGAACAAGCCCAGGGCTGGCTGGACCGGTCAGCGCCTGCGTTTATTATCTTTGGCAGGTTCCTCCCGGGACTAAGCAACCTTACTCCTTACATGGCGGGTGTTAGCCGAATTGGAATTGTATATTTCCTCTTTTATAATTCCATCTTCGCTTTGGGGTGGGGATTCTTATATTTAATGATCGGTATGTTTTTTGGCCATAATTATCAAATTATTGCCCGATACTTAAATACAAGGCTTTCTATAGTTGGTTTTGTAATATTGGTTTTATATTTACTTTATCCATTCATTAAAAAAAATTACAGACGTATATAA
- a CDS encoding FAD-dependent oxidoreductase has product MIELLPPCNNACPVNTNVRGYLAAISKRDYMEAYRLIKANNPFPSVCALICSHPCEAACRRAQVDEPVSIRSLKRFVVEAVGLRTEKVCPTVYTGKKVAVIGSGPSGLTAAYDLARQGHQVTVYDRYQEPGGHFMASLPTFRLPREALRRDVEQILSTGINFVPDTEVGIDISIDELRNKYNAVIISTGLWGGRGLALPGFDHADVLFALPFLNLVNLGKMPRIGKRIVVLGGGNVAMDVARAALRLGALEVTVISLEDREQMPASSWEIIEAIDEGVKLEPGYGPVEVLSSGSSITGIKVQKVKTVLDWEGKFNPVYEPNVYKTIPGDTVILSIGQTPETSFLEGSSLKKDALGYLLTDKKTLTTADSGVFACGEIITGPGPAIAAVASGHRVADIVGRSLKGETMLPVEGETNLIGALPDKVAVKVPHIERQGMQSLLPEQRSLNFLPYEKGLEEEAALREAGRCMSCGLGAKVNIEKCAACLTCQRVCPYGVPVVKEHAGIPVESCLACGICAAACPAGAITLEVLDEIMVKDNPLIARYLAIFACRGVVLDLTRDKFKESSILNKTRLVEIPTSGALRVEWILKAFENGAAGVAIVACGPGQCRHPSGSASCNRVLERARTLLAQLDIKPERLLFCQQSEGEDLIRLLENYYDRLKIIDIN; this is encoded by the coding sequence TTGATTGAACTATTGCCACCATGTAACAACGCTTGTCCTGTTAACACCAATGTCCGTGGTTACCTGGCCGCCATATCAAAACGTGACTACATGGAAGCTTACCGCTTGATCAAGGCGAATAATCCCTTTCCGTCTGTCTGCGCTTTGATCTGTTCGCACCCCTGCGAGGCTGCCTGCCGCAGGGCGCAGGTCGATGAGCCTGTTTCCATTCGCAGCTTAAAACGTTTTGTTGTAGAAGCAGTCGGTTTGCGGACGGAGAAGGTTTGTCCAACCGTATATACAGGCAAAAAGGTTGCGGTAATTGGCTCAGGACCTTCTGGTTTAACCGCGGCATATGACTTAGCGCGTCAAGGCCACCAAGTTACTGTATACGACCGTTACCAGGAGCCGGGTGGACACTTCATGGCCTCACTGCCGACATTTCGCCTGCCGAGAGAAGCGCTGAGACGGGATGTCGAGCAGATCTTGTCTACCGGTATAAACTTTGTTCCCGATACTGAAGTGGGTATAGATATCAGTATTGATGAATTAAGAAATAAATATAACGCGGTAATTATAAGTACCGGTCTATGGGGAGGCCGGGGATTAGCCCTGCCAGGTTTTGATCATGCCGACGTATTATTTGCGCTGCCGTTTTTAAATCTGGTAAATTTAGGGAAAATGCCGCGGATTGGTAAGCGGATCGTTGTGCTCGGCGGAGGCAATGTGGCGATGGACGTAGCCCGTGCCGCGTTGCGCTTGGGGGCGCTAGAGGTAACTGTAATTTCACTTGAAGATCGGGAGCAAATGCCGGCATCGTCTTGGGAAATCATAGAGGCGATTGATGAAGGGGTGAAGCTGGAGCCAGGTTACGGTCCGGTGGAGGTTCTGTCAAGTGGAAGTTCCATTACCGGTATTAAAGTACAGAAAGTAAAAACTGTTTTAGATTGGGAAGGAAAATTCAACCCGGTATATGAACCCAATGTTTATAAGACTATTCCAGGAGATACAGTAATACTTTCCATTGGCCAAACACCGGAAACATCTTTTCTTGAAGGTAGCAGCTTGAAAAAAGATGCGCTGGGTTATCTGCTGACAGATAAAAAAACTCTTACAACCGCGGATTCAGGTGTTTTTGCTTGTGGTGAAATAATCACGGGACCGGGACCGGCAATAGCGGCGGTGGCATCAGGACATCGCGTGGCAGATATTGTCGGGCGCAGCTTAAAAGGTGAAACAATGCTTCCAGTTGAAGGAGAGACTAATCTCATTGGAGCATTGCCGGATAAAGTTGCTGTAAAAGTGCCTCATATTGAACGGCAGGGAATGCAGTCACTATTGCCTGAACAACGTTCTCTAAACTTCTTGCCTTATGAAAAGGGCTTAGAAGAAGAAGCTGCGCTCCGCGAAGCGGGACGTTGCATGAGCTGCGGATTAGGAGCAAAGGTAAATATTGAGAAATGTGCTGCTTGCTTAACCTGCCAGCGTGTTTGTCCTTATGGTGTACCCGTTGTTAAAGAGCATGCAGGGATTCCCGTGGAAAGCTGCCTGGCTTGCGGCATCTGCGCGGCTGCCTGCCCGGCGGGCGCTATTACGCTGGAAGTTCTAGACGAAATTATGGTAAAAGATAACCCATTAATCGCACGTTATCTGGCTATATTCGCCTGCCGGGGGGTTGTCTTGGACTTAACGCGGGACAAGTTTAAAGAATCATCCATACTAAATAAAACACGGTTGGTTGAGATACCCACTTCAGGCGCACTGCGCGTTGAATGGATTTTAAAAGCTTTTGAGAACGGGGCTGCCGGGGTGGCGATCGTAGCCTGCGGTCCGGGGCAATGTCGGCACCCCAGCGGGAGCGCATCATGCAATCGCGTCTTAGAGCGCGCCAGAACTCTTCTGGCGCAGCTGGACATTAAGCCAGAGAGGCTTCTCTTTTGCCAGCAAAGTGAGGGAGAGGACTTGATTCGTTTACTCGAAAATTATTATGACAGGCTAAAGATTATTGATATAAATTAG
- a CDS encoding cofactor-independent phosphoglycerate mutase encodes MKYVILLGDGMADEPVGELAGKTPLQAAATPNMDYLAANGVIGTVRTVPEGLPPGSDVANLSVMGYDPCKYYTGRSPLEAVSMGVDLGENDVAFRCNLVTLSDNGIYEEKTMIDYSSDEISTLEAKELIEDIDKRLSNDFIHFYPGISYRHLLVWKGGPVSSDLTPPHDISGRFITEYLPKGDGYETLIYLMKESNKILPEHPVNLRRKKEKGLRPATSIWLWGQGKKPALPKFIDKYGLTGSVISAVDLIKGIGICAGLKVVEVEGATGNIHTNFRGKALAALEELSKGKDFVYIHVEAPDEAGHRGELSNKVKAIEEVDKMLAELLNGLSQFKDYRIMLLPDHPTPMSIRTHSSSPVPFVIYTSGINTNNKIKSYNEEAAEQSDLIFSTGHELMDYFIRRK; translated from the coding sequence ATGAAATATGTTATTTTATTGGGTGACGGCATGGCCGACGAACCGGTCGGCGAACTGGCCGGAAAGACGCCTCTACAAGCTGCCGCCACGCCAAATATGGATTACCTGGCGGCTAACGGTGTAATAGGTACAGTCAGGACGGTCCCGGAAGGACTGCCACCTGGCAGTGATGTCGCCAACCTCTCCGTAATGGGTTACGACCCTTGCAAATACTATACCGGACGCTCGCCTCTTGAGGCTGTGAGCATGGGCGTCGACCTGGGGGAAAACGACGTAGCTTTTCGTTGCAACCTGGTCACCTTGTCCGATAATGGCATTTATGAAGAAAAAACAATGATAGACTATAGCTCCGACGAGATCTCCACACTGGAAGCCAAGGAACTGATCGAAGATATCGATAAGCGCCTGAGTAACGACTTTATCCATTTTTACCCCGGCATCAGCTACAGACACCTTTTAGTCTGGAAAGGCGGACCTGTGTCCAGTGACCTTACACCTCCCCATGACATATCAGGCCGGTTTATCACTGAATACCTTCCCAAAGGCGACGGATATGAAACTTTAATTTACTTGATGAAAGAAAGCAATAAGATTTTACCGGAACACCCTGTAAATTTAAGAAGAAAGAAAGAAAAAGGTCTTCGGCCCGCCACTTCCATCTGGCTGTGGGGGCAAGGGAAAAAGCCGGCATTACCTAAATTCATCGACAAATACGGGCTTACAGGCTCAGTGATTTCCGCTGTAGATTTAATTAAAGGGATTGGTATTTGCGCAGGACTGAAAGTAGTTGAAGTGGAAGGCGCCACCGGTAACATACACACCAACTTCCGGGGCAAGGCTCTCGCAGCCCTGGAAGAACTTAGCAAAGGAAAAGATTTCGTTTATATTCATGTTGAAGCGCCGGATGAAGCCGGGCACCGGGGTGAATTGTCAAACAAGGTAAAAGCCATCGAGGAAGTTGATAAGATGCTGGCTGAGTTGCTAAACGGGCTTAGCCAATTCAAAGATTACAGAATAATGCTCCTGCCTGACCACCCCACCCCTATGAGCATTCGCACTCATTCCAGCAGCCCGGTTCCCTTTGTGATATATACAAGTGGAATTAATACTAATAACAAAATCAAGTCCTACAACGAAGAGGCAGCGGAACAAAGCGATTTAATTTTTTCCACAGGACACGAACTCATGGATTATTTTATCCGGCGCAAATAA
- the pfkA gene encoding 6-phosphofructokinase yields MQRVALLTSGGDAPGMNACIRAVVRKAVYHGLEVIGIKRGFNGFIEADMEPMNLSSVADIVQRGGTILRTARSDQFLTPEGRAKAYENTKRFGIQGLIVIGGDGSFRGARSFYLEHNLPVVGVPATIDNDIPGTNQTIGFDTAVNTAIEAINKIRDTATSHERAFIIEVMGRHSGFIALAAGLAGGAESILIPERPFSYDEICEKLLRGFRRGKLHSIIVVAEGASGGLEVGRKIKESTGIDTKVTILGHLQRGGSPSAADRILASRLGARAVELLMNGATKMMVGVSKGEIAAVNLDDALTQAKTIDVEMYHLANILSL; encoded by the coding sequence ATGCAAAGAGTGGCGTTATTGACAAGCGGTGGTGACGCTCCGGGCATGAATGCATGTATCAGGGCGGTGGTACGCAAAGCTGTTTACCATGGCCTGGAAGTTATTGGGATTAAGCGTGGTTTTAACGGTTTTATAGAGGCCGACATGGAGCCGATGAATCTTAGTTCGGTTGCCGACATTGTTCAAAGAGGGGGAACTATTTTACGTACTGCCCGCTCAGACCAGTTTCTAACTCCGGAGGGCCGGGCTAAAGCATATGAAAATACTAAGCGCTTTGGCATTCAAGGACTAATAGTTATTGGTGGTGACGGATCTTTCCGGGGCGCCAGGTCTTTTTATCTTGAACACAATCTCCCGGTCGTAGGTGTTCCCGCAACAATTGACAACGATATTCCAGGCACGAATCAAACTATTGGGTTTGATACAGCGGTAAATACCGCCATCGAGGCGATAAACAAGATCCGGGACACCGCTACTTCTCACGAACGTGCCTTTATAATCGAAGTGATGGGGCGCCACAGCGGCTTTATTGCCCTTGCGGCCGGGTTGGCCGGGGGTGCCGAATCTATCTTGATTCCAGAGCGTCCTTTTAGTTATGATGAAATTTGCGAAAAGCTCTTGCGAGGATTTCGCAGGGGAAAATTGCATAGCATTATAGTCGTGGCTGAAGGTGCTTCCGGTGGTTTGGAGGTAGGGCGAAAAATAAAAGAAAGTACAGGGATTGATACAAAAGTAACCATATTAGGGCATCTCCAGCGGGGCGGTTCACCATCGGCCGCGGATAGAATTCTAGCCAGCAGGCTTGGGGCGAGGGCAGTAGAGCTGTTGATGAACGGGGCGACCAAAATGATGGTTGGCGTGAGTAAGGGGGAAATAGCGGCTGTTAATCTTGATGATGCCTTGACCCAGGCTAAAACAATTGATGTTGAGATGTATCACTTGGCCAATATTTTATCTCTGTGA